The Pygocentrus nattereri isolate fPygNat1 chromosome 1, fPygNat1.pri, whole genome shotgun sequence genome window below encodes:
- the tigarb gene encoding fructose-2,6-bisphosphatase TIGAR B isoform X2, with amino-acid sequence MTSLSCGTLPYEPGRAGRSFSSAAAVASVFIMIAFGLTLVRHGETQYNKDKLLQGQGIDTPLSEVGVRQAEAAGHYLRDIRFTNAFVSNLQRAVQTAEIILRNNVHSSSVEMVLDPLLRERGFGVAEGRPKEDLKNMANAAGQSCRDFTPPGGETLDQVRTRFQKFLKYLFQRILDNHCHAAQHVCPSSIPTLPESLPPVVAGLADDGVADLLFHTLVVSHGAYIRVAVHHLVEDLHCSLPVGLKMNQVYSPCPNTGICRFTFTLDADVSGPQPTAVHCVFINRRDHLAILKDLD; translated from the exons ATGACATCACTGAGCTGCGGCACTCTGCCATATGAACCAGGAAGAGCCGGACGGTCCTTTAGCTCCGCCGCCGCCGTcgcttctgtttttattatgatCGCGTTCGGTTTAACACTCGTCAGACA tggtgaAACACAGTACAATAAGGACAAACTACTGCAGG GTCAAGGTATTGACACCCCCCTTTCAGAAGTGGGAGTGCGACAGGCAGAAGCAGCAGGACACTACCTCAGAGATATTCGTTTTACCAATGCTTTTGTTAGCAATCTGCAGAGAGCTGTACAG ACTGCTGAGATAATTTTGAGAAACAATGTCCACTCTTCTAGTGTTGAGATGGTGCTGGATCCATTACTCAGAGAAAGG GGGTTCGGTGTGGCTGAGGGCAGGCCCAAAGAAGACCTGAAGAACATGGCCAATGCAGCAGGCCAGTCCTGCAGAGATTTCACACCACCAGGTGGAGAAACACTTGATCAG GTGAGGACCCGCTTCCAGAAGTTCCTTAAGTATCTGTTCCAGCGAATCCTGGACAACCACTGTCACGCTGCTCAACACGTGTGTCCCAGTTCTATCCCAACACTTCCAGAATCCTTACCACCTGTCGTTGCAGGACTAGCTGACGACGGAGTCGCTGACCTGCTTTTTCACACTTTAGTGGTGAGCCATGGTGCCTATATTCGAGTAGCAGTGCACCACCTGGTGGAGGACCTGCACTGTAGCCTTCCTGTGGGGCTGAAGATGAACCAGGTATACTCACCCTGCCCCAACACAGGCATTTGCAGGTTCACCTTCACTCTAGATGCAGATGTGAGTGGCCCACAACCCACTGCAGTCCACTGTGTCTTCATCAACAGGAGGGATCACTTGGCTATCCTCAAAGACTTAGACTAG
- the tigarb gene encoding fructose-2,6-bisphosphatase TIGAR B isoform X1, producing MTSLSCGTLPYEPGRAGRSFSSAAAVASVFIMIAFGLTLVRHGETQYNKDKLLQGQGIDTPLSEVGVRQAEAAGHYLRDIRFTNAFVSNLQRAVQTAEIILRNNVHSSSVEMVLDPLLRERQGFGVAEGRPKEDLKNMANAAGQSCRDFTPPGGETLDQVRTRFQKFLKYLFQRILDNHCHAAQHVCPSSIPTLPESLPPVVAGLADDGVADLLFHTLVVSHGAYIRVAVHHLVEDLHCSLPVGLKMNQVYSPCPNTGICRFTFTLDADVSGPQPTAVHCVFINRRDHLAILKDLD from the exons ATGACATCACTGAGCTGCGGCACTCTGCCATATGAACCAGGAAGAGCCGGACGGTCCTTTAGCTCCGCCGCCGCCGTcgcttctgtttttattatgatCGCGTTCGGTTTAACACTCGTCAGACA tggtgaAACACAGTACAATAAGGACAAACTACTGCAGG GTCAAGGTATTGACACCCCCCTTTCAGAAGTGGGAGTGCGACAGGCAGAAGCAGCAGGACACTACCTCAGAGATATTCGTTTTACCAATGCTTTTGTTAGCAATCTGCAGAGAGCTGTACAG ACTGCTGAGATAATTTTGAGAAACAATGTCCACTCTTCTAGTGTTGAGATGGTGCTGGATCCATTACTCAGAGAAAGG CAGGGGTTCGGTGTGGCTGAGGGCAGGCCCAAAGAAGACCTGAAGAACATGGCCAATGCAGCAGGCCAGTCCTGCAGAGATTTCACACCACCAGGTGGAGAAACACTTGATCAG GTGAGGACCCGCTTCCAGAAGTTCCTTAAGTATCTGTTCCAGCGAATCCTGGACAACCACTGTCACGCTGCTCAACACGTGTGTCCCAGTTCTATCCCAACACTTCCAGAATCCTTACCACCTGTCGTTGCAGGACTAGCTGACGACGGAGTCGCTGACCTGCTTTTTCACACTTTAGTGGTGAGCCATGGTGCCTATATTCGAGTAGCAGTGCACCACCTGGTGGAGGACCTGCACTGTAGCCTTCCTGTGGGGCTGAAGATGAACCAGGTATACTCACCCTGCCCCAACACAGGCATTTGCAGGTTCACCTTCACTCTAGATGCAGATGTGAGTGGCCCACAACCCACTGCAGTCCACTGTGTCTTCATCAACAGGAGGGATCACTTGGCTATCCTCAAAGACTTAGACTAG